Proteins co-encoded in one Metabacillus sp. KUDC1714 genomic window:
- a CDS encoding flagellar protein FlgN → MSAEKLIKNLEKLLQLHQNLHKITLQKTESLKSENIEELKELLKKEQMFVQAIKQLEAERVQVTSEFLGHAENLTLSACIEKSSGHEKQSLERIANEFTEVMEKLTAANQLNRDLTQQALQFVSISLDMLMPQESLTNYNRPDGNKTQSDIKRRSLFDSQA, encoded by the coding sequence ATGTCAGCTGAGAAATTGATTAAAAATCTAGAGAAACTTTTACAACTTCATCAAAATCTCCATAAAATAACCCTCCAGAAAACGGAAAGCTTGAAGAGTGAGAATATCGAAGAATTAAAGGAATTGCTGAAAAAAGAGCAAATGTTTGTTCAGGCAATTAAACAACTGGAAGCAGAAAGAGTCCAGGTTACTTCAGAATTTCTGGGTCATGCTGAAAATTTAACACTTTCAGCATGTATTGAAAAATCTTCAGGTCATGAAAAACAATCCCTGGAGAGAATCGCTAACGAATTCACCGAAGTGATGGAAAAGCTGACAGCAGCTAACCAGCTAAATAGAGATTTAACACAGCAGGCCTTACAATTTGTGTCCATTTCTTTAGATATGTTAATGCCTCAGGAAAGCCTTACGAACTACAATCGACCGGACGGAAATAAAACACAATCAGATATAAAGCGTCGATCTTTATTTGATTCACAAGCATAA
- the flgM gene encoding flagellar biosynthesis anti-sigma factor FlgM: MKINNLGSMGVNPYKRSLEKSATAAQKPQTKEDKVEISSKAIDLQQSNEVTKARQEKVQAIKTQLESGTYTIDPKAIATGLVNFYKK, from the coding sequence TTGAAAATAAATAATCTTGGTTCTATGGGTGTAAATCCATATAAACGCAGTTTAGAAAAAAGTGCTACAGCAGCACAAAAACCTCAAACAAAGGAAGATAAAGTAGAGATTTCCTCAAAAGCAATCGATCTCCAACAATCAAACGAGGTAACAAAAGCAAGACAAGAAAAGGTTCAAGCGATAAAAACACAACTAGAGAGCGGCACATATACAATTGATCCGAAGGCGATTGCAACGGGATTGGTTAACTTTTACAAAAAATAA
- a CDS encoding TIGR03826 family flagellar region protein — MGELSNCPKCNALFVKTQFRSVCDGCFKIEEKAYETVYQFLRKRENRKAMLHEVVEATGVEEELVLKFIRNGRIQLSNFPNLGYPCAKCGKTIKEDKICESCKQDIHKQLDQMEQVEKISERNQLKTSSYTYYSQSTKKR, encoded by the coding sequence ATGGGAGAACTATCAAACTGCCCAAAATGTAATGCCTTATTTGTAAAAACACAGTTTCGTTCAGTATGTGATGGCTGTTTCAAAATAGAAGAAAAAGCATATGAAACAGTCTACCAATTTTTACGCAAGCGTGAAAATCGCAAAGCAATGCTTCATGAAGTCGTTGAAGCGACGGGTGTTGAGGAAGAATTGGTGTTAAAATTTATACGTAATGGTAGAATTCAGCTTTCTAATTTTCCTAATCTCGGATACCCATGTGCAAAATGTGGAAAAACGATTAAAGAAGATAAGATTTGTGAAAGCTGTAAACAGGATATTCACAAGCAACTGGATCAAATGGAGCAGGTAGAAAAGATTAGTGAGCGGAACCAACTAAAAACGTCTAGTTACACTTACTACTCCCAAAGTACTAAAAAAAGGTGA
- a CDS encoding ComF family protein — translation MWKNILHKNISVFEYNDAVKEVLATFKFRGDAALVNVFQNDFLGVYKNQISSQNIDYAIPIPLSKERLYERGFNQAKLLADFLPIPQLDVLQRTHHEKQSKKSRLERLTASNVFSVTESSKIDNRSFLLIDDIYTTGSTLRHAAKLLIQHGATSVSSLTLIRS, via the coding sequence ATGTGGAAAAACATCCTCCACAAAAACATCTCAGTATTTGAATATAATGACGCAGTAAAGGAAGTTCTTGCAACCTTTAAATTCCGTGGAGATGCTGCTTTGGTTAACGTATTTCAAAACGACTTTCTTGGCGTTTATAAAAACCAAATTTCCTCTCAAAATATTGACTATGCAATCCCGATCCCCTTAAGCAAAGAACGCTTGTATGAACGTGGTTTTAATCAAGCAAAACTGCTCGCTGATTTCCTCCCTATTCCCCAACTAGACGTTCTCCAACGAACCCACCATGAAAAACAATCAAAAAAATCACGTCTCGAACGATTAACAGCCTCAAATGTGTTTTCTGTGACAGAATCAAGTAAAATAGATAATAGAAGTTTTTTATTAATAGATGATATTTATACAACAGGGAGCACACTTAGGCATGCTGCAAAGCTACTTATTCAACACGGAGCTACAAGTGTTTCCTCTTTAACATTAATTAGAAGCTAA
- a CDS encoding late competence development ComFB family protein has protein sequence MIINAMERIMKDLLDEYKTRLQLNCTCNECLDDILALTLNKTHPRYVTKAEKVMYIKAEFIDKQEMTSLLVKLAECAKIVSDNPTCQNQQKEKI, from the coding sequence ATGATCATTAACGCGATGGAACGGATTATGAAGGATTTATTAGACGAATATAAAACTCGACTACAGCTAAATTGCACCTGCAATGAGTGCTTAGACGACATCCTAGCCCTCACATTAAATAAAACCCACCCTCGTTATGTGACGAAGGCAGAGAAAGTCATGTATATTAAGGCCGAATTTATTGATAAACAAGAAATGACTTCACTTCTAGTAAAACTAGCTGAATGTGCAAAGATTGTTTCTGATAATCCGACATGCCAAAATCAACAAAAGGAGAAGATCTAA
- a CDS encoding DEAD/DEAH box helicase, with protein MRFTVQNNSLTPVLSHQEGLPISKCTSIPQNPINEEFNFSPELQQYLSGKELLHSEIPFTVEQLHTHYQHGFITLTHGIFREKDHLTCNRCGNNNPSLFAYFSCARCGEQQCHYCRKCIMMGRVSECTPLYSWVGTPPAERSSASLDWNGVLSKGQAHASEQVVNAIKHDQELLVWAVCGAGKTEVLFKGIEYALSIGKKICIATPRTDVVLELTPRLKNVFPTTAVAALYGGSEENHKPASLYLSTTHQLLRFKEAFDTVIVDEVDAFPYTADSSLQYAVEKSRKATSSLIYLTATPSKQWKKDVEQKKRRTVKIPARYHGHPLPVPQFSWCGNWKKQLKKGRLPNVIIKWMTKQLQRNKQAFLFVPSVKIIDQVVQLCRHYDERIVGVYAEDPERKEKVRSFRNGEVPIIVTSTILERGVTIANSDVAVLGSEDDIFTESALVQISGRVGRSASYPTGDIILFHFGKTQAMLDAKSHILQMNKEAVRSEDFTNK; from the coding sequence ATGAGATTTACTGTTCAAAATAATAGTCTTACTCCAGTACTTTCCCACCAAGAAGGATTGCCGATTTCTAAGTGCACATCCATTCCACAAAACCCAATTAATGAAGAATTTAATTTCTCTCCAGAGCTACAGCAATACCTATCAGGTAAGGAATTGCTTCATTCGGAAATTCCCTTCACAGTTGAACAACTTCACACTCATTATCAGCATGGCTTTATTACATTAACTCATGGTATTTTTCGTGAAAAGGATCACTTAACCTGCAATCGTTGTGGCAACAATAATCCTTCACTATTTGCGTACTTTTCCTGTGCCCGTTGTGGAGAACAGCAATGTCATTATTGCAGAAAATGCATAATGATGGGGCGAGTAAGCGAATGCACTCCCTTATATAGTTGGGTGGGCACTCCACCAGCAGAAAGATCATCCGCATCTCTAGATTGGAACGGAGTCCTGTCGAAGGGACAGGCTCATGCATCGGAGCAGGTAGTAAATGCCATCAAGCATGATCAAGAGCTTCTCGTATGGGCTGTCTGTGGTGCTGGAAAAACAGAGGTATTATTTAAAGGGATTGAATATGCATTATCTATTGGAAAGAAAATCTGCATTGCCACTCCACGCACAGATGTTGTCCTAGAATTAACCCCACGACTTAAAAACGTATTCCCAACCACCGCCGTCGCTGCACTATACGGAGGAAGTGAAGAAAACCACAAGCCCGCATCACTCTATCTTTCAACAACACATCAATTATTACGATTCAAAGAAGCATTTGATACGGTCATTGTAGATGAGGTGGACGCGTTTCCTTACACTGCTGATAGTTCCCTACAATATGCGGTAGAAAAATCCCGCAAAGCCACTAGTTCTCTCATTTATCTAACAGCTACTCCCTCTAAGCAATGGAAAAAAGATGTGGAACAAAAGAAACGAAGAACTGTGAAAATACCAGCTAGATATCACGGACATCCATTACCCGTTCCACAATTTTCTTGGTGTGGAAATTGGAAGAAGCAATTAAAAAAGGGAAGATTACCAAACGTTATTATCAAGTGGATGACCAAACAGCTGCAACGTAACAAGCAGGCGTTTTTATTTGTGCCATCTGTTAAAATCATCGACCAAGTTGTACAGCTGTGCAGGCATTACGATGAGCGAATTGTCGGCGTCTATGCAGAAGACCCAGAGAGAAAGGAAAAGGTAAGGAGTTTTCGTAACGGAGAAGTGCCAATCATAGTAACTTCTACGATATTAGAACGAGGCGTGACAATTGCAAACAGTGATGTAGCTGTGCTCGGCAGTGAGGATGATATTTTTACTGAAAGTGCACTAGTGCAAATATCTGGCCGAGTTGGAAGAAGTGCATCATATCCAACTGGCGACATCATTCTGTTTCACTTTGGTAAAACACAAGCGATGCTGGATGCCAAAAGCCATATTCTACAAATGAATAAGGAAGCAGTAAGGAGTGAGGATTTTACCAATAAATAG
- a CDS encoding DegV family protein has protein sequence MKTAILTDSTAYITKEIRDKHKIHMIPLSVNFGMETYQEEVEITAEQFFAEIREKQELPTTSQPPVGMFVELFEKLSEEYDAVISIHLSSGVSGTYSGAATAATMVDHIKVYPFDSEVSCMVQGFYVLEAAEMAQAGKTPEELLARLEEMKQSMRAYFMVDDLTNLQRGGRLSGAQALIGSLLQVKPILHFEDKVIVPFEKIRTRKKALNRMYELFNEDAEKNIPIRAVAIHANQPDVAEKLKQELESKYPNVECLTSYFGPVIGTHLGEGAIGLGWYRK, from the coding sequence ATGAAAACGGCTATTTTAACAGATAGTACCGCATATATCACAAAGGAAATCCGTGATAAGCATAAGATCCATATGATTCCATTAAGCGTCAATTTTGGGATGGAAACCTATCAGGAAGAGGTCGAAATTACAGCAGAGCAATTTTTCGCTGAAATTAGAGAGAAGCAGGAGCTTCCTACAACATCACAGCCTCCGGTGGGGATGTTTGTGGAATTATTCGAAAAACTATCTGAAGAATATGATGCAGTCATCTCAATCCACCTTTCAAGCGGAGTTAGTGGTACATACAGCGGAGCAGCAACCGCAGCTACTATGGTTGATCACATAAAGGTTTACCCATTTGATTCAGAAGTGAGCTGTATGGTACAAGGTTTTTATGTGCTTGAAGCAGCAGAAATGGCGCAAGCTGGAAAAACTCCTGAGGAGCTCTTAGCTCGCTTAGAAGAAATGAAGCAGTCAATGCGTGCCTATTTTATGGTTGACGATTTAACGAACTTGCAGCGAGGGGGACGTTTAAGTGGAGCCCAAGCATTGATCGGTAGCTTACTACAAGTTAAACCGATTCTCCATTTTGAAGATAAAGTCATTGTTCCTTTTGAAAAGATTCGTACAAGGAAGAAAGCGTTAAACCGAATGTATGAGCTTTTTAACGAGGATGCTGAAAAAAACATTCCAATCCGAGCAGTGGCGATTCATGCCAATCAACCAGATGTAGCCGAGAAACTGAAGCAGGAGCTTGAATCAAAGTATCCAAATGTTGAATGCTTGACTAGCTATTTTGGACCTGTGATTGGAACTCATCTAGGAGAGGGTGCGATTGGTCTAGGGTGGTATAGGAAATAA
- a CDS encoding response regulator — MKTKIVIIDDHQLFREGVKRILDFEPSFEVVAEGDDGEEALAIVEAHKPDVVIMDINMPKVNGVEATKQLIEANADTKVIILSIHDDENYVTHALKTGARGYLLKEMDADTLIEAVKVVADGGSYLHPKVTHNLVNEFRRLATSSGQANPTQHLQPEIRRPLHILTRRECEVLQMLADGKSNRGIGEALFISEKTVKNHVSNILQKMSVNDRTQAVVVAIKNGWVEVK; from the coding sequence ATGAAGACGAAAATTGTAATTATTGATGATCATCAGTTATTTCGTGAAGGTGTAAAACGCATTTTAGATTTCGAACCAAGTTTTGAGGTTGTTGCAGAAGGTGATGACGGGGAAGAGGCTTTAGCAATTGTTGAGGCACACAAGCCTGATGTCGTGATCATGGATATCAACATGCCAAAAGTAAATGGTGTCGAAGCAACAAAACAATTAATTGAAGCGAACGCTGATACAAAGGTCATTATTTTATCAATACATGATGATGAGAACTATGTAACGCACGCGTTAAAGACAGGTGCAAGAGGTTACTTATTAAAAGAGATGGACGCAGATACACTAATTGAGGCAGTAAAGGTTGTCGCAGATGGTGGCTCTTATTTACATCCAAAAGTAACCCATAATTTAGTCAATGAGTTTAGACGACTGGCAACATCAAGTGGACAAGCTAATCCAACTCAGCACTTACAACCGGAAATCCGTCGTCCATTACATATTCTTACTCGACGCGAGTGTGAAGTCTTACAAATGCTTGCAGACGGTAAAAGCAACCGTGGAATTGGTGAAGCATTATTTATTAGTGAAAAAACAGTTAAAAACCATGTAAGTAATATTTTGCAAAAAATGAGTGTAAATGATCGTACACAAGCTGTTGTTGTTGCGATTAAAAATGGTTGGGTTGAAGTAAAGTAA
- a CDS encoding sensor histidine kinase translates to MNSNKIDSKLLDEVLDKMIHTVDGSKGEIFQIGEQSRQQYEELVVELKDIKVQVSKVIEEGDKLEVHARFARNRLSQVSKHFKEFSEDEIREAYEKAHKLQVELTMIQQHEKQLRVRRDDLERRLLGLQEIIERSQSLVSQITVVLNYLNRDIRQVGLLLEDAQQKQDFGLRIIEAQEEERKRVSREIHDGPAQMLANVMMRSELIERIYRERGAEEGFKEIRNLRQNVRNALYEVRRIIYDLRPMALDDLGLIPTLRKYMNTIEEYNGKTKIYFESLGCLEAKRLTSRFEVALFRLAQEAVTNALKHAEATEISVKVEAAEKTFTMVIKDNGKGFKLEEFKGNKDKKSFGLIGMKERVDLLEGKMTIDSKVGLGTFIMIQVPYQVG, encoded by the coding sequence GTGAACTCCAATAAGATAGATAGCAAATTACTCGATGAAGTTTTAGATAAAATGATCCATACGGTGGATGGAAGCAAGGGTGAGATTTTTCAAATTGGTGAGCAGTCTCGTCAGCAATATGAAGAGTTAGTAGTGGAACTAAAGGATATAAAAGTCCAAGTGAGTAAAGTGATTGAAGAAGGAGATAAGCTTGAAGTCCATGCGCGATTTGCACGTAATCGACTTTCACAAGTGAGTAAACATTTTAAGGAGTTTTCCGAGGATGAAATTCGGGAGGCTTATGAAAAGGCTCACAAGCTTCAAGTAGAGCTTACAATGATTCAGCAGCATGAAAAGCAGCTGCGTGTTCGTCGTGATGATCTCGAGCGTCGTTTACTTGGGCTTCAGGAAATTATTGAACGTTCTCAGTCACTTGTTAGTCAAATTACAGTTGTTTTAAATTATTTAAATCGTGATATTCGTCAGGTCGGTTTACTATTAGAGGATGCCCAGCAAAAACAGGACTTTGGGTTACGGATTATCGAAGCCCAAGAGGAGGAGCGAAAGCGGGTATCAAGAGAGATACACGATGGCCCGGCGCAAATGCTTGCCAACGTGATGATGCGTTCTGAACTAATTGAACGGATTTATCGTGAACGTGGTGCTGAGGAAGGCTTTAAGGAAATTCGCAACTTGCGACAAAACGTTCGTAATGCTTTATATGAGGTTCGTCGGATTATCTATGACTTAAGACCAATGGCGTTAGATGACTTAGGACTTATTCCGACCCTCAGAAAATATATGAATACAATCGAAGAATATAATGGAAAAACGAAGATTTATTTTGAAAGTCTTGGCTGCCTTGAGGCTAAACGACTTACTTCTCGATTTGAGGTTGCCCTATTCCGGCTTGCTCAAGAGGCGGTTACAAATGCCTTAAAGCATGCGGAAGCTACAGAGATTTCTGTAAAGGTCGAAGCAGCCGAGAAGACCTTTACAATGGTCATTAAAGACAATGGTAAAGGGTTTAAATTAGAAGAATTCAAAGGGAATAAAGACAAGAAATCATTTGGACTTATTGGCATGAAGGAAAGAGTTGACTTGTTAGAAGGGAAAATGACGATTGATTCTAAGGTTGGTTTAGGGACTTTTATCATGATTCAAGTACCATATCAAGTTGGTTAA
- a CDS encoding YigZ family protein encodes MLSHYYTVKGYGEHEIIIQKSRFICYIERVTNEQDAQSFIQQIKKKHYDANHNCSAYIIGENDHIQKANDDGEPSGTAGVPMLEVLKKKQLKDTVVVVTRYFGGIKLGTGGLIRAYGKSVSEGLGAIGIVERKLMRVMHTKIDYTWLGKVENELRSSTFLLKEIHYLNDVEVEAYVEEDNKGTFIDWMTELTNGKGYISEGEVTYLEQIVQN; translated from the coding sequence ATGCTTTCACATTATTATACCGTAAAAGGCTATGGAGAGCATGAAATAATTATCCAAAAATCACGTTTTATTTGTTATATAGAGCGAGTAACCAATGAACAAGACGCTCAGAGCTTTATTCAACAAATAAAAAAGAAACACTATGACGCCAATCACAATTGCTCTGCATATATCATTGGGGAAAATGATCATATCCAAAAAGCAAATGATGATGGTGAACCTAGTGGAACTGCCGGAGTTCCCATGCTAGAGGTTCTAAAAAAGAAACAATTAAAAGACACGGTAGTCGTTGTTACCCGTTACTTCGGCGGTATTAAGCTTGGAACCGGTGGATTGATACGCGCTTACGGAAAGTCTGTTTCTGAAGGGTTAGGCGCGATCGGAATTGTCGAACGAAAGCTAATGCGTGTGATGCATACAAAAATTGATTATACATGGTTGGGAAAAGTGGAAAATGAATTACGTTCTTCCACATTTTTGTTGAAAGAAATTCATTATTTAAATGATGTTGAAGTGGAAGCATATGTAGAAGAAGATAATAAGGGTACCTTTATAGACTGGATGACGGAGCTTACGAATGGGAAAGGTTATATTTCAGAAGGCGAAGTCACTTATCTAGAACAAATAGTTCAAAATTAA
- a CDS encoding LCP family protein, translated as MDRKQMRKVRKKRKRPILRRILFFTILLFLVISCYIGYVLFETYQAASESYSELERGEKSKLRTEAVEISEDPFSVLLLGIEDYSSGGEQGRTDSIIVATINPKDQSVKLISIPRDTMVYQEEREKEDKINHAYVFGGKEATINAVETLLDIPVDYYATVNFNGFKEIVDEIGGVTVDVPFDFWENSDDPENKRRIEFYEGTMKLDGEEALAYARMRKRDPRGDFGRNDRQKQIITAAVNSMLSPKNLLKFDDIAKHIGNNVETNMKVSEGLGLQSQFKNFNASSIEQLSVEGSDEYINGTYYYIPDEEKLAELTTELQTHLNHSNSSSSGSTDTTSADSTIEE; from the coding sequence ATGGATAGAAAACAAATGAGGAAGGTTAGAAAAAAAAGAAAACGTCCTATCCTTAGGAGAATTCTTTTTTTTACAATTCTTTTATTTTTAGTTATCAGTTGTTATATCGGTTATGTTTTATTTGAAACCTATCAAGCGGCAAGTGAGTCATATTCAGAATTGGAAAGAGGAGAAAAATCTAAGCTTCGAACTGAAGCAGTAGAAATTTCTGAAGATCCTTTTTCAGTATTACTTTTAGGCATTGAGGATTACTCCTCTGGTGGTGAACAAGGCCGAACAGATTCAATTATTGTTGCAACAATTAACCCAAAGGATCAATCAGTTAAACTGATTAGTATTCCTAGGGACACGATGGTATACCAGGAGGAACGAGAAAAGGAAGACAAAATTAATCATGCCTATGTTTTTGGTGGTAAAGAAGCAACAATTAATGCAGTTGAAACCTTATTAGACATTCCAGTAGATTATTATGCAACAGTAAACTTTAATGGTTTTAAAGAAATTGTTGATGAAATTGGTGGAGTTACGGTTGATGTCCCTTTCGATTTTTGGGAAAACAGCGATGATCCGGAGAATAAAAGAAGAATCGAGTTTTATGAAGGAACAATGAAATTAGATGGAGAAGAAGCATTGGCCTATGCAAGGATGAGAAAGCGTGATCCTCGAGGTGACTTTGGCCGAAATGATCGTCAAAAACAAATCATCACTGCTGCTGTTAATTCTATGCTGTCACCGAAAAATTTGTTAAAATTTGATGATATTGCTAAACATATTGGGAATAACGTTGAAACAAATATGAAAGTAAGTGAAGGTCTGGGATTACAAAGTCAATTTAAAAACTTTAATGCATCTTCTATTGAGCAATTATCAGTCGAAGGTTCTGATGAGTATATAAATGGGACATATTATTATATCCCAGATGAAGAAAAGCTCGCTGAATTAACAACAGAATTACAAACTCATTTGAATCATAGTAATAGTAGCTCATCTGGTAGTACTGATACTACTTCTGCGGATAGTACTATTGAAGAATAA
- a CDS encoding glycosyltransferase family 4 protein codes for MITIYQLFGFILAFTVSLVSTPFVIKFAKRFGFVDIPNYRKVHKAPKPLIGGLSIVLGATAGILYLKPFYNYLVPVMLGGFIILVIGMIDDKYNLTPKWKVLGQLIAAIIVVSAGVKIDFFIIPFIGEKIELGVFSYIIAVIWIIAITNAINLIDGLDGLSAGISAIALSSILVLSILNGQMFVISITVILIGSILGFLPYNFHPAKIFLGDTGALFLGYCIAVISILGLYKSVTIFSLGLPIIALAVPIFDTIFAIVRRLLNKQSISSPDKAHLHHRLLAMGFSHRATVMIIYAIGVSFGLSAILFTRTTLWLSLLFMVALLILFQLLAELIGLIGNHKPLLTALAKLINKREPLKNKNN; via the coding sequence ATGATAACAATATACCAACTATTTGGGTTTATACTTGCATTCACAGTTTCTTTAGTATCAACTCCATTTGTTATTAAATTTGCAAAAAGATTCGGTTTTGTCGATATACCTAATTATCGTAAAGTTCATAAAGCACCTAAACCTCTGATTGGTGGACTATCCATTGTCCTCGGGGCAACTGCTGGTATCCTATATCTAAAGCCTTTTTATAATTATCTAGTACCAGTTATGCTTGGAGGCTTTATTATACTAGTTATCGGTATGATAGATGATAAATATAATTTAACACCCAAATGGAAGGTTTTGGGCCAATTAATTGCGGCCATTATCGTCGTTTCAGCTGGGGTTAAGATTGACTTTTTCATAATCCCCTTTATAGGTGAAAAAATTGAACTTGGGGTATTTAGCTATATTATTGCTGTAATATGGATAATTGCAATAACAAATGCCATCAACTTAATCGACGGTCTTGATGGATTATCTGCAGGAATATCAGCTATTGCGCTATCATCGATACTTGTTCTTTCGATCTTGAATGGGCAAATGTTCGTTATATCTATAACTGTAATCCTAATTGGTAGTATTTTAGGCTTTTTACCGTATAACTTCCACCCTGCTAAAATTTTTCTCGGTGATACAGGCGCATTATTTCTTGGATATTGCATTGCCGTTATCTCAATATTAGGCTTATATAAAAGTGTGACAATCTTTAGTTTAGGTTTACCAATTATTGCTCTAGCAGTTCCAATTTTCGATACAATATTCGCCATTGTGAGAAGATTGCTTAATAAGCAAAGTATCTCATCACCAGATAAGGCTCACCTTCATCACAGATTATTAGCAATGGGCTTTAGTCATCGGGCAACAGTTATGATCATTTATGCAATTGGTGTATCCTTTGGATTATCGGCTATCCTCTTTACAAGAACGACACTTTGGTTATCCTTATTATTCATGGTAGCATTGTTGATATTGTTCCAGCTTCTAGCAGAATTAATTGGATTAATCGGAAACCACAAGCCATTGCTCACTGCTTTAGCTAAATTAATAAATAAAAGAGAGCCTCTTAAAAATAAAAATAATTAA
- a CDS encoding glycosyltransferase family 2 protein gives MVLIQVLLWFFIFLIIYIYFGYPTLLWMVSKIKQAKTITDDEYQPKVTMFIAAYNEEKVIKNKLLNTIDLSYPKDKLQVIVVSDDSSDRTNEFVNEIAEDYPFIKLNIVYGRKGKTEALNKSVHLANGDILVFSDANSMYKEDAIHHLVKYYVDESIGGVCGELKLINPTNSAIGESEGVYWKYERLLKTLESRTGTSVVGNGSIYSIRKSLFKPMNPNVGDDMQNPLIIIGQGKRYIYDRDAVTVEETSPSNVEEFGRKVRIVTRSFTGVLSYKRLFNPFTRFELFFKYLSHKLLRYLVPYYMIIVFILNITLITQPFYMVLFGLQVLFYLLAYVGKFIKSFVTYIPYYFCIVNLAALIGTYRALTGKRQAVWKPTSR, from the coding sequence ATGGTATTAATACAAGTGTTATTATGGTTTTTTATCTTTCTAATTATTTATATTTATTTTGGTTATCCTACTTTATTATGGATGGTTTCAAAAATAAAACAAGCAAAAACAATTACTGATGACGAATATCAACCGAAGGTAACGATGTTTATTGCGGCATATAATGAAGAAAAGGTCATAAAGAATAAGCTCCTTAACACAATTGATTTATCGTATCCAAAGGACAAATTACAAGTTATTGTCGTATCAGATGATTCATCAGATCGTACAAATGAATTTGTTAATGAAATTGCTGAGGATTATCCTTTTATAAAATTAAATATTGTATATGGGCGTAAAGGGAAGACAGAAGCATTAAATAAAAGTGTCCATTTAGCTAATGGTGATATTCTCGTGTTTTCAGATGCAAATTCCATGTATAAGGAAGATGCAATCCATCATTTGGTCAAATACTATGTTGATGAGTCTATTGGTGGTGTTTGTGGGGAATTAAAATTGATTAATCCAACGAATTCTGCTATTGGTGAATCGGAAGGCGTGTATTGGAAATACGAAAGATTGTTAAAAACATTAGAAAGTAGAACGGGTACAAGTGTTGTGGGAAATGGATCAATCTATAGTATTCGGAAGTCATTATTCAAACCTATGAATCCGAATGTTGGTGATGATATGCAAAATCCGCTCATCATTATTGGACAAGGTAAACGATATATTTATGACCGAGATGCGGTAACGGTTGAAGAAACATCACCTAGTAATGTAGAGGAATTTGGCCGCAAAGTGAGGATTGTGACTAGAAGTTTCACTGGAGTTCTTTCTTACAAACGTTTGTTTAACCCATTTACACGGTTTGAACTATTTTTTAAATATTTATCACATAAATTATTACGATATCTAGTTCCATACTATATGATCATTGTTTTTATCCTAAATATCACTCTGATCACTCAGCCTTTTTATATGGTATTGTTTGGGCTTCAAGTGTTGTTTTATTTATTAGCTTATGTAGGGAAATTTATAAAAAGTTTTGTCACTTACATACCATACTATTTCTGTATCGTTAACCTAGCAGCTCTAATAGGAACTTATCGGGCTTTAACAGGAAAACGACAAGCAGTTTGGAAACCTACTTCTAGATAA